A stretch of the Aspergillus puulaauensis MK2 DNA, chromosome 6, nearly complete sequence genome encodes the following:
- a CDS encoding NAD(P)-dependent oxidoreductase (COG:S;~EggNog:ENOG410PMK4;~InterPro:IPR036291,IPR016040;~PFAM:PF13460): protein MSLSEGTRLVGVIGPAGFGGSYLCGELIRRGHKVVGISRNPQIFGTHKDYTTRTVDMEAASIDDLATSFCDLEVLVSEYGPHTQGADALTYMPYIEVVRKVILAVKLTNLKYFVFVGGAGSLIVPGTHESLADHPGFFYAYRRQMAMSDAHVRYMEERLGPIGASLRSYRNARLAEISGKATASDIETVRAYEEGIRKNDRASEYIKAGRAALLFFEGNTSFPWTFVSPSPLYRPGRRTGSYEVTIDYVPLKGEQQGEDVLDGRLTGISAADLAVAIVDEIENPRLMYKHWTASADLSDDAVYPSYVTADDI, encoded by the exons ATGTCTCTCTCAGAAGGAACCCGGCTGGTGGGCGTCATCGGCCctgctgggtttggaggTTCTTACCTCTGCGGCGAGCTCATCCGCCGGGGCCATAAGGTCGTTGGGATCTCGCGAAATCCCCAAATATTTGGTACCCACAAGGATTATACTACTAGGACAGTTGACATGGAGGCGGCCAGCATTGACGATCTGGCGACCTCGTTTTGCGATCTGGAGGTCCTGGTGAGCGAATACGGCCCTCATACACAGGGCGCCGACGCGCTGACATACA TGCCGTATATCGAAGTCGTTAGAAAAGTCATCCTTGCCGTGAAACTCACGAATCTCAAGTACTTTGTGTTTGTGGGCGGTGCAGGCAGCCTCATTGTCCCTGGAACGCATGAGTCTTTGGCGGACCACCCGGGCTTTTTCTACGCCTACCGCCGGCAGATGGCAATGAGTGATGCGCATGTGCGGTATATGGAAGAGCGTCTTGGTCCGATCGGGGCCTCCCTGCGTTCGTACCGAAACGCTCGACTGGCGGAGATATCCGGCAAAGCAACCGCAAGCGACATCGAGACGGTGCGGGCTTACGAGGAGGGTATCCGCAAGAACGACCGCGCATCGGAATATATCAAAGCTGGGAGAGCTGCGCTGTTGTTTTTTGAGGGGAACACTTCCTTCCCGTGGACGTTTGTCTCTCCAAGTCCTCTATACCGCCCCGGTCGACGGACAGGGAGTTATGAGGTTACCATTGACTACGTCCCGTTGAAGGGCGAGCAGCAGGGTGAGGATGTCTTGGATGGGCGTTTGACAGGAATATCGGCCGCGGACCTGGCTGTCGCGATTGTGGACGAGATTGAGAATCCTCGGCTTATGTACAAGCACTGGACTGCCTCTGCTGACTTGTCTGACGATGCTGTTTATCCTAGCTATGTGACAGCGGATGATATTTAG
- a CDS encoding FAD-binding oxidoreductase (CAZy:AA4;~COG:I;~EggNog:ENOG410PKBX;~InterPro:IPR016171,IPR016170,IPR006094,IPR036318, IPR016169,IPR016164,IPR016166,IPR016167,IPR004113;~PFAM:PF01565;~go_function: GO:0003824 - catalytic activity [Evidence IEA];~go_function: GO:0016491 - oxidoreductase activity [Evidence IEA];~go_function: GO:0050660 - flavin adenine dinucleotide binding [Evidence IEA];~go_function: GO:0071949 - FAD binding [Evidence IEA];~go_process: GO:0055114 - oxidation-reduction process [Evidence IEA]), which produces MPPGKLTSIPTLEQKHNGVPARLLDKAHRAKGLIQDVATKALRPRQRLPVIPQGIKQARFFLAIDEISRELGNTNVEINDKPLDDGWYMEPPNTHDGMAITDEEELVASAVVYPGSTEEVQKVVHWANKYLIPLHPISMGRNFGYGGAAPRVRGAVVMDLGKRMNRILDINPDDCTCLVEPGVSYYALFEEIQRRGYEHLWIDVPDLGGGSVLGNALDHGVGYTPYGDHWASHSGLEVVTPTGEVVRTGMGALPGNNTWQVFPYGFGPFLDGIFSQSNFGIVTKMGFGLMPDPGGHESFLYTFKKEEDLDQLVEIVRPLRIAMILDNAANIRHALQLLALSGKPRSAFYEGEGAFPSERMYEYLKAHPYGECTWVYFGTCYGPKEVRKMKLDIIHREFMKVPGARRINPAELPPTDYFWSRDRIASGEPDLEELAWVNWWPNGAHVAFSPVAPTRGADALRLWQMAKKHWAAFGLDFFLDFVVGLRELHLIVECVYDRDDPLQRAQALQAMRSLIDEAAENGYGEYRTHLLLSDQVARTYSWNDNALLKLNEKLKDCLDPNGILAPGRSGIWPARYRGRGWEISEKRSSSEGDGVASPSTSTKL; this is translated from the exons ATGCCTCCTGGAAAGCTGACTTCCATACCCACGCTCGAACAGAAACACAATGGTGTGCCCGCGCGCCTGCTAGACAAGGCACACCGTGCGAAAGGTCTCATCCAAGATGTTGCGACCAAGGCACTCCGGCCTAGACAACGTTTGCCCGTGATACCACAGGGAATCAAGCAGGCGCGGTTTTTCCTGGCTATCGATGAAATCTCCCGGGAATTGGGCAATACCAATGTCGAGATTAACGATAAACCACTGGATGATGGCTG GTACATGGAAC CCCCTAATACGCACGACGGCATGGCTATCacagatgaagaagaactgGTTGCCTCTGCAGTGGTCTATCCAGGGAGTACAGAAGAAGTACAGAAAGTCGTTCACTGGGCAAACAAGTATCTGATCCCCTTGCACCCAATTTCAATGGGACGGAATT TCGGCTATGGCGGAGCCGCACCACGCGTGCGCGGGGCTGTCGTGATGGACCTCGGGAAACGCATGAATAGGATCCTGGATATCAATCCAGACGATTGTACTTGCTTGGTTGAACCAGGTGTTTCCTACTACGCACTCTTCGAGGAGATACAAAGACGCGGATACGAGCACCTTTGGATTGACGTCCCCGACCTAGGGGGTGGGTCGGTACTAGGAAACGCCCTTGATCATGGAGTGGGCTATACGCCTTACGGGGACCATTGGGCATCGCACTCTGGCCTTGAAGTTGTCACGCCGACTGGTGAGGTGGTTCGGACAGGGATGGGTGCCTTGCCTGGGAATAATACTTGGCAGGTGTTTCCTTATGGGTTTGGTCCGTTTCTTGA TGGCATATTCTCCCAATCGAACTTCGGTATCGTTACCAAGATGGGATTTGGCTTGATGCCGGATCCAGGCGGCCATGAGAGCTTT CTATATACATtcaagaaagaggaggattTGGACCAACTTGTGGAGATCGTTCGTCCTCTACGAATTGCTATGATTCTTGACAATGCGGCAAACATTCGCCATGCGCTGCAACTTCTGGCACTATCAGGAAAGCCTCGCTCGGCATTCTACGAAGGGGAGGGTGCTTTTCCCAGTGAGAGGATGTATGAGTATTTGAAAGCCCACCCATACGGCGAGTGCACCTGGGTATACTTTGGTACCTGCTACGGGCCGAAGGAAGTACGAAAGATGAAGCTCGATATCATCCACCGCGAATTTATGAAAGTGCCAGGAGCACGGCGGATTAACCCAGCGGAGCTACCACCCACCGACTATTTCTGGTCCCGCGACAGGATTGCAAGTGGAGAGCCCGATCTCGAAGAGCTGGCCTGGGTCAATTGGTGGCCGAATGGTGCCCATGTTGCCTTTAGTCCTGTAGCGCCGACCCGTGGAGCTGATGCACTGCGGCTGTGGCAAATGGCCAAGAAGCACTGGGCTGCATTTGGGCTGGACTTTTTTCTTGACTTTGTCGTCGGGCTTCGCGAGCTCCATCTGATTGTGGAATGCGTGTATGACCGCGATGACCCACTGCAACGCGCTCAAGCGCTGCAAGCAATGAGATCCCTTATCGACGAAGCGGCCGAGAACGGATATGGTGAGTATCGTACGCATTTACTTCTAAGCGACCAGGTTGCACGCACTTACTCCTGGAATGATAATGCGCTTCTGAAGTTGAACGAAAAGCTAAAGGACTGCTTGGATCCAAACGGAATCCTGGCACCTGGGCGCAGTGGCATCTGGCCCGCAAGATACAGAGGAAGGGGCTGGGAAATCAGTGAAAAGAGGAGCTCCTCTGAGGGTGATGGAGTagcatctccttcaacatccacaaagcTTTGA
- a CDS encoding uncharacterized protein (COG:G;~EggNog:ENOG410PHCB;~InterPro:IPR020846,IPR011701,IPR036259;~PFAM:PF07690;~TransMembrane:10 (i59-76o100-123i130-152o158-178i190-211o223-245i364-383o389-408i429-448o460-482i);~go_function: GO:0022857 - transmembrane transporter activity [Evidence IEA];~go_process: GO:0055085 - transmembrane transport [Evidence IEA]), whose protein sequence is MSSANLSSQTGVDGSSPEKNVEAAPSLEQTYMEGGLGREDAVFLASFPEDMRTKCIRKIDWRLCPVLMLLYLFSYIDRANIGNAKIEGLLPDLNMTGRQYNVALAIFFVPYVLFEVPSNVLIAKFNKPSVYLAILVLCWGIVVTLTGVVQSFAGLCVVRVLLGIFEAGFFPGAVWLTTQWYLPHELQTRIAIFYTASALSGAFSGLLAFVLAKMDGVGGYAGWRWIFIIEGLATVLLAGVCYWCLVDSPELSSRWLEPQEIRYLALRKQAQRGRLVLDDHAGKFDWNSLFKVFTDWHIYLQVLNFWSNVIPNYGLKFTLPQIMTNMGYTSANAQLLSIPPYIGGALSAYLFGLAADKLKWRMPIIITSQALVIIAFCILFSLAEDIRNNIPACYFAVVLACIGLYPIIPGANAWTANNLAGARKQSMGIAFVLSIANSGGLVGSFIYLEHEAPRYPTGFGSSFAFAAAGIVASVILELRFWYVNKRNARTSREEIHQKYTAEELQLMGDRSPLFKYIL, encoded by the exons ATGTCTTCTGCAAACCTATCCAGCCAGACAGGCGTGGATGGTTCTTCCCCCGAGAAAAACGTGGAGGCTGCTCCTAGTCTTGAACAGACATATATGGAAGGTGGACTGGGTCGCGAGGACGCAGTTTTCCTTGCCAGCTTTCCAGAAGATATGCGGACAAAATGTATTCGGAAG ATTGATTGGCGCCTCTGCCCTGTGTTGATGCTGCTTTATCTTTTTTCATATATTGATCGAGCAAACATTG GAAATGCTAAAATTGAAGGCCTGCTGCCTGATTTGAATATGACAGGTAGGCAATATAATGTTGCCTTGGCGATCTTCTTTGTACCCTACGTCCTATTTG AGGTTCCCAGTAATGTTCTAATTGCTAAGTTTAATAAACCATCAGTTTATTTGGCAATTTTGGTGCTTTGCTGGGGTATTGTTGTTACCCTAACTGGGGTTGTCCAAAGCTTTGCAGGACTCTGTGTTGTGCGTGTCCTTTTAGGCATCTTTGA AGCTGGATTCTTTCCTGGAGCCGTGTGGCTTACTACTCAGTGGTATCTGCCACATGAACTTCAAACCAGGATAGCAATATTCTACACTGCAAGTGCACTTTCGGGTGCATTTTCCGGTCTTTTGGCATTTGTCCTGGCCAAGATGGATGGGGTTGGTGGGTATGCCggctggagatggatttTTATCATTGAAGGACTTGCAACCGTGCTCCTAGCAGGTGTCTGTTACTGGTGTCTAGTGGACTCGCCCGAGCTTTCTAGTAGATGGCTAGAGCCCCAGGAGATCCGATATCTAGCATTGCGGAAACAAGCGCAGAGAGGACGTCTCGTGCTTGATGACCATGCCGGCAAATTTGACTGGAACTCGCTCTTCAAGGTCTTTACTGACTGGCATATATACTTGCAGGTCCTTAACTTCTGGTCTAATGTTATTCCCAATTACGGCCTGAAGTTCACTCTTCCCCAAATTATGACAAACATGGGGTACACTTCTGCGAACGCTCAGCTGCTCTCAATTCCCCCCTATATAGGCGGGGCATTATCTGCCTATCTCTTTGGCTTGGCTGCTGATAAATTAAAATGGCGTATGCCGATTATTATTACCAGCCAAGCTTTAGTTATTATTGCTTTCTGCATCCTATTCTCACTGGCAGAAGATATCCGAAATAATATTCCAGCCTGTTATTTCGCCGTTGTTCTTGCTTGCATTGGCCTATACCCAATTATCCCCGGGGCCAACGCGTGGACAGCCAACAATCTTGCAGGAGCACGGAAACAAAGCATGGGTATTGCATTTGTACTTAGTATTGCTAATTCAGGTGGGCTTGTTGGTTCCTTTATCTATCTTGAGCACGAGGCCCCGAGATATCCTACTGGGTTTGGCAgctcctttgcctttgcagCGGCAGGCATCGTGGCCAGTGTCATTCTGGAACTGAGATTCTGGTATGTTAATAAACGGAACGCAAGGACTAGCAGGGAAGAAATTCACCAGAAATATACTGCTGAGGAATTGCAACTTATGGGGGATCGGTCGCCGCTATTTAAGTACATACTGTGA
- a CDS encoding ankyrin repeat protein (COG:S;~EggNog:ENOG410QEGJ;~InterPro:IPR002110,IPR036465,IPR036770,IPR020683;~PFAM:PF13857,PF12796,PF00023,PF13606;~go_function: GO:0005515 - protein binding [Evidence IEA]): MSLHGDSQAGTLTRASLQKCLVLVDINVEDKNGFTPLALAVKNGHPSVVKLLLQSGATADKPVRDGRTPLYLAANAKQNRPRIVQLLLDQSPKPDVDAASPEWSNETPLMVAITQGRDPEVVRLLVDAGASLTKTNDRGETAVSLADQTTNTAIKNALVPKGQQSSIGSALAQLLVSALLFALAYADKWPGVKEIIQNVIRSAYNQANHTPAGSKPAPGTDVQDPQTVEDFKHNISNIIQDSGLDDFFAPGDPHVQEIAEKAAVLKKDVANPLSSPPMIMKLARIALYQPVLYIDDSGSMADDNRMDRARALVTLMTDVATTLVGDNKGIHLRFINKDDSTANNLRAPGVEQRMTFTPEGWTEIGTNLRKKILQPMVYDVINRDVLQRPVLVLTITDGVPSKENSNEFRKAIVESKKELKAKNYQKQAVLFDLSQVGNDPEAVAFIESFEGDSATSDVLHRTAEHTDALFDELREAGKEDKLRQWLLNKLATPVTFKP; the protein is encoded by the exons ATGTCTCTCCACGGCGACTCACAGGCAGGAACCCTCACTCGAGCCTCTCTCCAGAAatgcctcgtcctcgtcgacatcaaCGTCGAAGACAAGAACGGCTTCAcccccctcgccctcgccgtaAAGAACGGACATCCCAGCGTCGTCAAGCTACTCCTGCAGAGCGGTGCTACAGCCGACAAACCCGTCCGCGATGGCCGCACCCCTTTATACCTCGCGGCCAACGCAAAGCAGAACAGACCACGCAtcgtccagctgctgctAGACCAAAGCCCAAAGCCCGATGTTGACGCGGCCAGTCCCGAGTGGAGCAATGAGACGCCGCTGATGGTGGCCATTACCCAGGGACGAGACCCTGAGGTTGTTCGACTGCTCGTTGATGCTGGGGCGTCGTTGACCAAGACAAATGATCGTGGGGAGACGGCGGTCTCGCTTGCAGACCAGACCACCAATACCGCTATCAAGAATGCACTTGTCCCGAAGGGTCAGCAGAGCAGCATTGGCTCTGCGCTGGCCCAGCTTCTTGTCAGCGCGCTCCTGTTTGCTCTGGCCTACGCGGACAAGTGGCCCGGCGTGAAGGAGATTATTCAGAACGTCATCAGGTCTGCGTATAACCAGGCGAACCATACTCCTGCTGGGTCGAAGCCAGCACCGGGAACG GACGTCCAAGACCCCCAAACTGTCGAGGACTTCAAGCACAACATCAGCAACATAATCCAGGATAGCGGGCTGGACGACTTCTTCGCGCCCGGCGATCCGCACGTACAGGAGATTgccgagaaggctgctgtctTGAAGAAAGATGTGGCGAACCCGTTGAGCAGCCCGCCCATGATCATGAAGCTCGCCCGCATTGCGCTGTACCAACCAGTGCTGTACATTG ACGACAGCGGTTCGATGGCCGACGACAACCGAATGGACCGCGCAAGGGCTCTGGTGACGCTGATGACGGATGTTGCTACTACGCTTGTGGGCGACAACAAGGGCATCCATCTCCGGTTTATCAACAAAGACGACTCGACTGCGAATAACCTGCGGGCACCGGGTGTAGAGCAACGCATGACCTTTACCCCGGAGGGATGGACGGAGATCGGGACCAacttgaggaagaagatcttgCAGCCCATGGTCTACGATGTTATTAACAGAGATGTCTTGCAGCGTCCCGTGTTGGTGTTAACGATTACGGACGGTGTTCCGTCCAAAGAGAACTCGAATGAGTTCCGAAAGGCAATTGTCGAGTCTAAGAAGGAGCTCAAGGCGAAGAACTATCAGAAACAGG CTGTCCTCTTCGATTTGAGCCAGGTCGGCAATGACCCTGAGGCAGTCGCTTTTATCGAGAGCTTCGAAGGAGACAGTGCTACATCTGATGTGCTGCATAGGACTGCTG AACACACGGACGCGCTGTTCGATGAACTGAGAGAGGCTGGGAAGGAAGATAAGCTTAGGCAATGG CTGCTCAACAAGCTGGCAACGCCCGTCACGTTCAAGCCTTGA
- a CDS encoding uncharacterized protein (COG:S;~EggNog:ENOG410PNHK;~InterPro:IPR008922,IPR002227;~go_function: GO:0016491 - oxidoreductase activity [Evidence IEA]) codes for MHEVGSPRQPSANAASHQSSMVRFAAVANPKIIVVAGNGMADRWLADVHGPDICRLAAGRTHAARSVMLASNGGHGFMHPRTVRDLAGMACLRNVVHCQLHRVQAPVRLLCDGLCIVRIQLCHLGRGLSPKNRLPTVQAYLIDLRLKALLAEYTVTNSSANTMVYKFYPITGIAGGKGPNGEVPLRQDIEVWSLQPENRMQVVLFLKALKRLQDVPPENRDSFFQIAGIHGMPFTSWDEPFETEENIGVKGYCTHANCLFPSWHRPYLLLYEAGSPFLAIMPAFPH; via the exons ATGCATGAGGTGGGATCTCCGCGCCAACCATCTGCCAACGcagccagccaccaaagcTCCATGGTTCggtttgctgctgttgccaaCCCCAAGATCATCGTGGTCGCTGGCAACGGGATGGCCGATCGATGGCTGGCTGATGTTCATGGGCCAGATATCTGCAGGCTTGCAGCAGGTAGAACTCATGCTGCTCGATCGGTGATGTTGGCATCCAATGGCGGGCATGGGTTTATGCACCCCCGAACCGTTCGGGATCTAGCAGGGATGGCGTGTCTTCGCAACGTAGTCCATTGTCAGCTTCACAGAGTCCAGGCTCCAGTTCGACTTCTGTGTGATGGCCTTTGCATTGTGCGTATTCAGCTATGCCACCTTGGGCGTGGCCTTTCCCCCAAAAACCGGCTACCAACGGTACAGGCCTATTTGATTGATCTTCGACTGAAAGCGCTGTTGGCTGAGTACACTGTCACAAACTCATCAGCGAACACCATGGTTTACAAATTCTATCCCATCACTGGAATAGCAGGTGGAAAGGGGCCTAATGGCGAGGTTCCCCTTCGACAGGACATCGAGGTGTGGAGTTTGCAGCCTGAGAACCGGATGCAGGTGGTTCTATTCCTCAAGGCATTGAAGCGGTTGCAAGACGTCCCCCCGGAGAACCGCGATTCATTCTTCCAGATCGCCG GTATCCATGGCATGCCCTTCACTTCGTGGGACGAGCCATTCGAGACCGAAGAGAATATCGGTGTCAAGGGGTACTGTACCCATGCCAACTGCCTCTTCCCATCATGGCATCGGCCTTATTTGCTTCTATACGAGGCGGGTAGTCCATTTCTCGCGATTATGCCTGCTTTCCCACACTGA
- a CDS encoding uncharacterized protein (COG:S;~EggNog:ENOG410PJ62;~InterPro:IPR041640,IPR002227,IPR008922;~PFAM:PF00264,PF18132;~go_function: GO:0016491 - oxidoreductase activity [Evidence IEA]), translating into MINQIIPSYPEKNRPALRAAADTWRLPYWDWAVHPKVPWLAAEPELQVSLFDELETLQNPLYQFRMPDGKPMEAHRVGDVKALGEDTVYSYGKCIATSRCPTEEQSKPDSEHWIQGVVNNEEVEKLLSQHSAVDGNNYGAAAELVYRLLTYPIDYTEFSTTAVANDSPKVSADVNIEFIHNNIHWWAGGEGGHMSQIPVATFDPIFWLHHCNIDRLFAIWQELNPDNFFTDGYRGDFDQKVIGLPTTVTPTTPLRPFHKDEEGNYWTSQEVRDFRALGYNYPDLHPVKPDSVAAFDVDGYKTKLLEQVTLKYGVSRLEALTQLELSKNGVGKPLPEGMREIDGGVAGNDFAISIRYSKFAFGGRPFNIEIYLEPGDGSGRHFTAAEYVTNVYNFSTPATRDGQEVCSNCSDLEARDVRLTAYVPITPILNRLILEERLSSLKKDDVEAVLKRLYWRVTMAGRPVPEDQWGQLNLQLLVSMAEMSHSKNPETPSKSESEPEVLPDVGQPEPPRPIEPPQPPKPSSPVLSVGETLKLNQEVTAGHSITVESPSFDLTAPSRRDRNRVAFINYDDSSEEIDDDNFDALVSINIIRRLSIIQIQTKAAGDSWERVRDIFFPAWLSGLSLQIRVDVKDTTYEVYLNDTHLCSVENKFGKKGITHVQYDVDGDSPALAAQLDVIAA; encoded by the exons ATGATAAACCAGATCATACCGAGCTACCCAGAGAAGAATCGACCGGCTTTGCGTGCTGCAGCAGACACCTGGCGACTCCCGTACTGGGACTGGGCTGTCCACCCTAAAGTGCCCTGGTTGGCAGCCGAGCCGGAGCTTCAGGTGTCACTATTCGACGAGCTCGAGACACTGCAGAATCCGCTGTATCAGTTTCGCATGCCAGACGGGAAGCCGATGGAGGCGCACAGGGTTGGTGATGTGAAGGCCTTGGGTGAAGATACGGTATACTCG TACGGCAAATGTATCGCTACCAGCCGATGTCCGACAGAGGAACAGTCAAAGCCCGACAGCGAGCACTGGATCCAGGGGGTCGTCAATAATGAAGAGGTGGAAAAGCTCCTGAGCCAGCACAGCGCAGTAGATGGAAACAATTACGGCGCTGCAGCGGAACTGGTCTACCGACTGCTAACGTACCCCATTGACTACACGGAATTTTCCACCACGGCTGTTGCGAACGACAGCCCGAAAGTGTCTGCCGATGTGAATATCGAGTTCAtccacaacaacatccaCTGGTGGGCAGGGGGTGAAGGGGGCCATATGTCCCAGATCCCTGTGGCGACGTTTGACCCAATCTTCTGGCTTCACCATTG CAACATCGATCGTCTGTTCGCCATCTGGCAGGAGCTGAACCCTGACAATTTCTTCACCGATGGATACCGAGGAGACTTTGACCAGAAGGTGATCGGGCTCCCAACAACAGTGACGCCAACCACGCCTCTGCGGCCATTCCAcaaagacgaggaggggaaCTACTGGACTTCGCAAGAGGTTCGAGACTTCCGAGCGCTGGGGTACAACTATCCCGACCTACACCCCGTGAAGCCGGATTCCGTAGCAGCTTTTGATGTCGATGGTTACAAAACCAAGTTACTGGAGCAAGTCACCTTGAAGTACGGTGTTTCTCGCCTGGAAGCACTGACGCAGCTGGAGCTGTCCAAGAATGGAGTTGGCAAGCCGCTTCCTGAGGGAATGCGCGAGATTGATGGAGGCGTCGCCGGTAACGATTTTGCCATCAGTATTCGCTACTCCAA GTTCGCCTTTGGCGGTCGTCCGTTCAATATCGAGATCTATCTCGAGCCTGGCGATGGCAGTGGACGCCACTTTACCGCAGCTGAATATGTGACCAACGTGTATAACTTCAGCACTCCGGCAACCAGGGACGGTCAGGAGGTTTGCAGTAACTGTAGTGACCTGGAGGCGCGAGATGTCAGGCTCACTGCGTACGTCCCCATAACGCCGATTTTGAATCGCCTGATCCTGGAGGAGCGGCTGTCCTCTCTGAAGAAGGACGATGTCGAGGCCGTACTAAAGCGCCTATACTGGCGGGTCACAATG GCCGGTCGACCAGTCCCAGAGGACCAGTGGGGACAACTGAACCTTCAACTGCTCGTGTCCATGGCCGAGATGTCGCACAGCAAAAACCCAGAGACGCCGTCAAAGAGCGAAAGCGAGCCAGAGGTGCTCCCTGATGTCGGACAGCCAGAGCCTCCACGACCCATAGAGCCACCGCAGCCTCCCAAACCGTCAAG TCCCGTCCTGTCCGTAGGAGAGACCCTGAAGCTCAACCAGGAAGTCACAGCCGGACACTCCATCACCGTCGAATCTCCCTCGTTCGATCTCACGGCTCCCTCGAGGCGCGACAGGAACCGAGTCGCGTTCATCAACTACGACGACAGCAGCGAGGAAATCGACGACGACAATTTTGACGCCCTAgtcagcatcaacatcattCGCAGACTTTCCATCATCCAGATTCAGACCAAGGCCGCGGGGGATAGCTGGGAGCGAGTTCGTgacatcttcttccctgccTGGCTGTCAGGTCTGAGTCTCCAAATCCGTGTCGATGTCAAGGACACTACATATGAGGTCTACCTGAATGATACACATCTCTGCTCCGTTGAAAACAAGTTCGGGAAGAAGGGTATTACTCACGTTCAATATGATGTGGACGGCGACTCTCCTGCTTTGGCCGCGCAGTTGGATGTCATTGCCGCGTAG
- a CDS encoding zinc finger MYND domain-containing protein (COG:S;~EggNog:ENOG410PS5Y;~InterPro:IPR002893;~PFAM:PF01753): MSYPAPTCANCGTKATIQCEACMDAPEHEPGDSISTFYCTTACQTADLQSHKTHCRIRAQRKRLLRAATILKAALLVYSEPSYARTIAELDRLDKVLALAHTWGGSYYPRLDPDSFLPNPTPAQREAVLMYSLCGGMAARLVGRLAHKLLAGLPCIVEQVQVNVKTPSPRTKLLRNHHLGSREHTVLKVDLLFGGGTWIIDPAAAQFGVPDVLFPYHKYIPDRDIDLVGQPATYNVTETSDIDFLLYERTPPLEGDIRDAIALERPPRARLASFVNTCVPTDILLGSAAEFEAKVEAFKEALRFYMAGSE; this comes from the coding sequence ATGTCATATCCAGCACCAACTTGTGCCAACTGCGGTACTAAAGCCACCATCCAGTGCGAAGCCTGCATGGACGCACCCGAGCACGAACCCGGCGACTCGATCAGCACCTTCTACTGCACCACCGCGTGCCAAACAGCAGATCTCCAGAGCCACAAAACACACTGCCGAATCCGAGCCCAGCGAAAACGGCTTCTGCGTGCTGCAACTATCCTCAAAGCAGCCCTGCTCGTATACAGCGAGCCCTCGTACGCGCGAACAATCGCCGAGCTGGACAGGCTAGATAAAGTCCTAGCCCTTGCTCACACCTGGGGTGGTAGTTATTATCCACGTCTTGATCCGGATTCGTTTCTGCCGAATCCTACACCAGCCCAGAGGGAGGCTGTTCTTATGTACTCCTTATGTGGGGGCATGGCGGCTCGCTTGGTCGGTCGTTTGGCGCATAAACTTCTAGCTGGCCTTCCATGTATCGTCGAACAAGTGCAGGTAAATGTCaaaacaccatcaccaagaaCCAAACTCCTCCGCAACCACCACCTGGGAAGTCGAGAGCATACGGTTCTGAAGGTCGACCTCCTCTTTGGAGGTGGCACATGGATTATCGATCCGGCAGCCGCGCAGTTCGGAGTGCCGGATGTACTGTTCCCTTATCACAAGTATATCCCAGACAGAGATATCGATCTCGTTGGTCAGCCGGCTACGTACAATGTCACCGAGACATCGGATATAGACTTCTTGCTGTATGAACGGACGCCGCCGCTGGAAGGCGATATACGAGATGCGATAGCATTAGAGCGTCCGCCGCGGGCTCGTTTGGCTTCTTTTGTTAATACCTGCGTTCCGACAGATATTCTACttggttctgctgctgaGTTTGAGGCAAAGGTGGAAGCTTTCAAGGAGGCGTTGAGGTTCTATATGGCCGGATCGGAGTGA